The sequence below is a genomic window from Phoenix dactylifera cultivar Barhee BC4 chromosome 8, palm_55x_up_171113_PBpolish2nd_filt_p, whole genome shotgun sequence.
GATGAGTAGCTTGCTGAAGTCCTTCAGTCAGTAACACTTTGAGCACTGTTATCAAGATTAGTAATTGATTACCGCAATTACATCCGTGTGTATACACTAGTAATTTTCAAGGGAGTATGCTACTCTCTGTAGATCTTTAGATGTTTTTAGCCCCACTATTTTTTTCAACATTCTTTATTTAATAGGCTGCCCTGTCCATCTAACCGTCTACATTTTTTAGCTTGTAGATCTGTAATTCCTAAAGATGAAGATTTGTCCATCACAAACCTCAGCGTGTCTCTCATATTTCACTGTGATATTCCTTAGCAAAACCCAACTCTCTTCTCATCCAGCAGGGGTTTTTCAGAGAGAGACCTTGTCTATCCACgaataaagagaaagaagaagagcaaaTTTGAGAATTTTACGTCAAATGAAAAAATTACTCAATAATCTTACTAGGGTGAGGACAGGATGCGTTTTTCTTAGGTTGGGACAGTGAAGCATTGAGCTGAGTATAATCCTTTGACTCCTATATCACTACATTAGTATTCAGCATGGTATGCCGTACCATACCGAATCAGATGGTACTGGGCCTACTGTACCGGTTCGGTATTCGTACGGGTACcgttatgccaaaaaaaaatccgTACCATACTGTACTGATACTATGCTAATCTGGCACAGATACGGGGTCCGGTACTGGTACGGCAAACTTTGGTATTCAGATGTAGAATGTTAAATTTTACGTTTCCAGCAACGTGTTTTTTGAACGAGAGATTTTACAGTAGATGTTtctgctttttttcttttttgagtgtGTTTTTGTTCTCATTATCTCCTGTTCATATAACTGCCCACTTGTTCCAGTCTCCTCGATTTTTGTTGTATTAATTATGCTGACAATTATGCTAGTGAATGAGATATATGCAAATCAATCAAAATCTCAGTGCATGAAGCTTACTGTGATTACAGAGCATGCGAACCTTGGAAATAATGATCTGGGAAGCAGCCATAGGGAGGACTATGAATGATTAACGAGTATTTTGGTTACAACAGTAGTCTTAGGAAAGTTCCTAGCATCCTGAATATCTAGATGCAGACCCTCTCTGAATCTTGAACAGTGATATCTCCTGAATGTCTTGGTCCTTTTCCATCAAGCATATTTTTGTTAATACCATTTTGTATCATGAATCATGGCTTGATATAGACTGACCGAACCTGTATAATGTGTTGTTCATGTTGATTTCTAGAGTATTTGTTTCTCTCGTGTCCATAAAATGGGATTCTTTGCATGGCCATACATATAAGATTTATTATGTGTATATACATCTGTATTTTAGGCTATTTAAATAGTGATATTACGTTAAGTGGCGATATGTTTCTTGCAATGCAATAATGTTCAAGGGACAAAACACATTATTTATTGGAACATCTATTATTAATTATACCAAAAGGTAGCATTTTGCATATCTTGAGCTATATAACTAATGAAAATAAGTTGAGTGGAAACATGCTACttgcaaaataataatattcaagaaataaaaatacaaatttATGGAACATCTGTAATTCGTTATTGCATAAATGTCAACTGGAAAAAGAGCAGCTCAACTAGAAGCATTTCAAAGGGTTCAGTAATTTAGACAGCCTTTTGCCGTTCTGCATGATAAAGAAACATCTCACAGTTATCAATTACATCTTCATTTTGGCTTCTCATTCAGAACTGTCAGTCTAGTCTTCTTTTCTATGCTACTTTTACCTGGTATTGGCATTCTTGATGCATATGAAGATTCTCTGAATATATtcaatttgatgattttcatttctttagtttcttttttcCGCATGCGTGAGAGTTAGAGGGTGTgccttggtgcaatggtaagtTTATTCCATTGTGATTTAGGCGTCATGGGTTCGAGGCATAGAAACAGCCTCTCCACATGCAGGGTAATGCTGCATTACATCTGACCCTCCATAGGTCTCATAGTGATGGGAGCCTCATGCACTGGCCACACCTATTTGTGAAAGTTTTGTTGAGTGATAAATTTTGGTCTTCACAATTTGGTTTGAACCACCAAAGCACCAGcttgtttaattttttatacAGGTACTGAtttttcccctctttcttcAGGAGAAAGTTGCAATAAATATGGAGCATGTAGTACTCTGAAAAATATCCTACAGCATCACAGATTGCTTAGTATCTCCACGTTGGTACATTGGGTGATCCTAGATAAACTAACGTGATGAAATGAAATGAAGGCTTCACAGGTGAGGTGGTTGTGAGGTCTACTGCCTGTGTGAATGTTTCTTGCACTGTATAGTGCAGCAATTGTCACGTCTGTTGCATCATCCATATTTACCAAGCAACCATTTTTCCATGGTGAGTAATTGAACAGGATTTATGTAAATCATCTCTAATTTAAAGTCTACTTTTGCAGAAATCTGAGTCCTTAATACTACTCTTTTTAAACTGCCACAAGTCCAACTTCAGAATGCTCCTTTTCCTGAATCACTTTGATAAACAACTTCCATGCATACATTCATGTTTTAGCACTTAAAATTTTATAGGTTGCACATAATAGTATGCTATGGAGAATCAATCAAACTGGTTAATTCTTGTTTTTGGTAAATCATATCATCCCTCCCTAGCAGTTTTTTAATGACAAGAAAAATGAGCTTACAATAGAGTCTTGTCTCTATCCCTGCCTTCTGCATCAGATCTTTACCTCTAGCCAGGACTAAGTCTGCACAAAAAGTTATCATATTGTTTACTTACAGAAATTCAAGAACTTAATATTTGGAAGAAACTCCTTGACTTCTATAAAACTTTAGTCTCTACTCATGAATACAACTggaacaagaaaaaaatatcgAGGTATTATATAAACACACCCATTTGTCCGTTGATACTGGTTGAAGAACAACAATTCAAAAGTAACACGGTTTTTTGAGAGGCTGTTGGCTAAGATGTTAATTTGGATGGTGGTCTTTCTCAGCTTagatcttcaaatttataatCTAGATTTACATTCTTTTGTTTGATTGTCATTGCAATTTGGAGTCCTTAATTATGTGAGATGATTTTGCATTGGAACATGTCTGTTCCTCAGACCTTAATGATGTGAGATGATCAACAGAAACTGGTTGAAGCCACTGGCAGTTCTTATTCTTTGTAAAATATATCTCATACTACAAGAAGAAGTTTGATTTTGTGCTGTAATGAAGtcactttacatatacaaaCAGTACTTGTGGTGCATACATGCTAAATTTTGCCAGTAATCAATAACTATTCTTGATACATTATGGCTCCGTTTATTCAGTCTTTTTACTTCTACCATCTACATATTTTGCCCCCTTGATACATGAAAGTCATTCTCTACAGGATCCTCAGAGCACGGCAGAATTACAGCCATCGTCGCAAGCTTCACACGAAGTGCAAGGTAACCAGCAAAACTCTTCCGCTACAGATGCTCCTGGAGCGGACTCAGGTTCAGCAACCATTGCAAGCAGTGATAACAGAAAGGTTTCTCGTGAAGACATTGAACTTGTAAGATGGCTTACGATAAGTTTCAATTggttatattgtcatatctgctaaAGCTAATCCTGAAAAGTTAGCCCATATGAATCTGtatcttttttttgtatttatgtGGTTACCTCTCATGGTTCCAGGTCCAAAATTTGATAGAACGCTGTTTGCAATTGTATATGAGCAAAGGGGAAGTGGTTAGGACTCTCTCCAATCGTGCTAGAATAGAACCTGGTTTTACAACACTAGGTAAGTCTTTTATCATGGGAAACTTTTTTTCCTTGTGATGTTTGCCCTGATTGGACAACTATATGCTATCTAAAATTCTTTATTTTAAAGCATTTGAAAGTGTGGTTGCATGTGTATAATAAAATTTTGTGTTAATGAATAATTACCATTGTCTGCTTTTTGGGCATTCATGTCCGATGTGTTCTTGAAGCATGCCGAAACACTTAAAagagtttattttatttatttattggggGGTATGCAACTTGATAGTACAATATTCATCTTGTTTTGGTCTAATATCCCTTTTCTTTTCAGTATGGCAGAAACTGGAAGAAGAAAACTCTGAGTTTTTCAGAGCTTACTATATAAGGCTTAAACTGAAAAAACAAATCATCTTGTTCAATCATTTATTGGAGAACCAGTACCATCTGATGAAATACCCTGTGCCACCTAAGGTTCCACTGGCTCCAATGCAAAATGGGTTGCACCCTATGCCTGGtaatttctcttatttttttgagCATGACTGTTTCTCTTAATTATAGAGGTTGCTATGAAATTTTGAAAGCTAGAAGTGATCAGTGGAGTATCTTCCATTTTTGGTAATTTTATCAGGCTTAGAATTTGTTGATAATAAGATACTATTTTATTACAAATCAAGTAATCATGATCTGTATATgtcacaacccaggacctcacccaaaaagtctagccggaaagtattatttggatttttgatcctatataaatacCCAAAATTTACCCAGCGAATTAGCaatatggaactaaacacacgcccgcacgagtcttcacatactctctccatttaagccctgacatcctcgtcgagctaagagttcaaatccattcaaatttaattataaGCACCACGATCAGCTCATGGTCGGtgccaatggatccgtgctgcagtgtcccctaatccacataggttatgagctgggtccgctttgataccatttgtaataacctAGGACCGCACCCAAAATGGCCAgccggaaagtattatttgagtttcttgatcctatataagtacccaagatctatccagtgaataaccgatgtgggactaaactcatgcctgcacggatcctcacatacttcctccGTTTAAGCTTCTACGTCCTCGTCAcaactctgataccatttgtcacaactcaggacctcacccaaaaagactagccggaagatattatttgggtttcttgattctatataagtacccaaaatctttccatcgaataaccgatgtgggactaaacacacgcccgcgcAGGTCCTCACAGTATAATATCTGCTATTTCTCTTTTATTTGCATCAACTCTGTAAATTTTACATTTGTATAATAATAACAAGAGCTCAATCATCTATCAATATGaatattcttgattttttttgggaTTTTTTGCTTATATGCCCCTACAAAATATCTTATTGTATATATAACCTTTGAAATCACCACACACGTGTGCTTCCACATACAGGCACACATTGATATTCCTATTACTATGGCAACTTGATTGCATATAGTCGCCTACAAAATGTATTCATATTCCTGTTACTGTAGCTACTCGATTATTTTTCTATCAGCTTGGAGAACATTGTAACATGACTTGTTCTTTTTAAATTTCACAAAACTatgttaaaattcatgaaaatgTTTGCCCATGGGATAAAGGGTCACCAATGTTACTTAAAAAGTATTTTAACTATCCAATTTATCTTTTCCACTTATCTTTAAAAGCACTCGTAAATTTATTGTTTATGCATCTATGCTATTTTCAGCAATCGTCCCAACATAAAAATATGTTTGCCCACTGTTACCATTCTTATTCAATGTCAACCTATTCGCAGTGCAGTTAATAATTTACCAATTGGGTACCCAGTCTTTCAGCAACCTCCAATGCCAACTACTGGCCAGCCTCATGTTGATCCTATGGGTTGTGGACCATCGAGCTGTCATGTAGTTAATGGAATTCCTGCTCCAGGCAGTTTTCATCCCATCCGTATGAATTCTGGCAATGAGTAAgtgcattttctcattttcttaTGATTAAATAGAATGTGGCTCACAGACCAGacttatttttattatgataCTGTGATGGAATTTTCTAGACCTCTTTATAATTGGGGAACAACCTTTGTTGTTGTAAAGGTTCAGATCAAAACCCTttcctgaagaacaaaaatatATCAATCATCCATTTACACCTTAAGCTTTCAAAAAGCTAGAAGAGGGAAGCCGGTCCTTGACCTTTTCTCTTCAAGTATGTAGCTTAGCTTATAAAGAAATATATGTATCTTTCATTGGTATATGTCTATACTTCCCTCGACAAAAGAACTCTACTGAAAAAAATGATTATTTTACAAAGCTTCTGGTCTTGTTAAAGTGGCTCATAGTGGGCTAGATCCATTTGATTAACATCCTTGCCCGGTCATCAGCTGGTCTGTTATAGGTTTTTTATTCTATACACACAACATCTATATTAGTAGATTTAGGGTCTCATTTTCTTCCCTAGATCATAGGGCCTTCTGATGGCTCTTGTAATTTCGTAAGTGGTATTTAAATTTAATGTCATCTTTGCAATTTTATTTATACTCAAGTTTAATCATAGACTTGTATTTGATTTCAATATATCTTTTGCATAGGGTGACATTTCTAATAAAttcttcttttgaatttttttggagAATTGTGATGGACAGTGGTGCACCTGAAGCAGCTCCTGCTGCTCCTCCATGTAGTGCTATGTCATCCATGTCAGAGATGGCTGTGAGTCCTGCATCAGTGGCATCGGGCAATCATTTTCCTTTCACTCCATCCGAGTTATCAGGGATGGGTATGGATGTATCTGCACTTGATCCGAACTTCACATCTGATGTAGCGAACACAGGAGGGTTGCAACTAGGACCAGATGGTGGGGTTGGATCCTCCAGGGATTCCCACAGATCATTAGGACAATTTTGGAATTTCAGTCTGACAGATCTGACTGCAGATTTCGCAAATTTGGGAGGTACATTTGCTGCTTTCATAATATATTACTGATTAACTTTAATCAATTCAAGGTAGCATAAAATTTAAAAGGCAGAATGGGTGTAGGAATTCATTTAAGCCTGGGTGTTGGGATCAACTCTGTATAAAAGGGAAAACTTTATAAGAGACAAGGTACCAGTACGAGGTTCGATGCCGAGATTGTGTATCTTGAGTTGGAGGCTAATGCAAACTTTATAAGAGACATTCTGGTTCTAATAATATGATTTTCTTGCTAATTGTTATTTAAACCTTTTTTATTTTCCTGCTGCTATTAATATCTAAGTCATGATCCATGGCAGATCTTGGGGCCCTGGGAAACTACACTGGCTCTCCATTCCTACCATCAGACTCTGACATCCTGCTTGACTCTCCAGAACAGGAAGATATAGGTAAGCTGAACCTATCATTTCTTTTTGATTTCATCTTTTCATGCAATTAGAAGATCTGTCTCGTGCCAATCTTCTAATTTCATAGGGTGACGGGTGTGGTTTCGAAAAAAGATCTTAGGGAGGATATTTCATGTTCTCAGGAAGTTTCATCCAAGATAAAGGAAACACTGATGCTATCTATGttgatcttttcttttcagtTGAGGAATACTTTGCTGATGCCATCACCGGGCCCTGCTCTCAGTCAGATGAAGAGAATCATAGGGAACAGAATTGATGCCACcattttgccgacttcactttctAGGATAGACTGATTacaagtaggaggctggcatcTCTAAATATTGAGATGTTAAAGTTGAATGGATATTCAGTGTGCCTTAGTGACTCGTATTATCCTATCTAGGTCAATAGCTGACAGCTCCCACTGGTCTCCATCAAGTGTTGTAGAATTTTGCAGTGGATATTCTAAATAACTGGAGAATATCCAGTGGTTCACTATTGCTGCAACAATAAATAATCACCTTCTGAGCCAATATTCTATTGGCATGATTGATAGTTGGTTCTCTTGCATGCTATTACTGTATATCGTAACAGGACATCGTTACGATCTAACTGCGTCGCATGATGAATTCTTATGAGCTCTTTGCATTATGGTTCAACTCAACCTTGCCCAGTATTCTGTGTTTCCCTTTATGATCTGATCATCTGAAAATTATTAGTTGAACTAGAGGACAATCATGCAAGCATATGTTACCCTATTGAAGGGTATAGCATCTCCAACATTTATTTCTTTGTCGGATCTGTATCGTTGATTCATGAATAGTCATGTTAGTGTGCTGGCGGCCTTTTGGCCAGAATTCAAACAGTTTTGAGCTGGCCTTGTCCTGGTTTGTTGGAAAATATTGGTCCATTATGATCCCCTTCTACCACCATGGTTGTTCCCGGTTGCACTCTCCCAAGTTTCTTTCATGTTCTTGCACAGCTCCAAAGGACATGGACTGTGAGTTATAGCTGATGGATCTTTCAGTTCATTGATCAACTATCAAGGTAAAAACCAGCAACCAATGCAGACAGCCTCGTTCCGAACGTTCTTCATAAAATGTGAATAGTCCTTACCGGCGAGAGCCATGACAGATTAGGGCAATAGCAACATTTTGGTTAAAATTCCTCtaggagctttttttttttgtgtgcgcGCGCTTAGGCGGGCGTATCACAGTACACGAGTATGGAGATACCCAATAAAGttagaaaataatatatcaCGAAGAGTCCTGGGCAGCTCTCCCTCCTGCATCCACAAAATGTAGCCCGAGTGAGTAGTGACTGATCACGTAAGAGGCTATCCAATTCGCGGCCTCATTAGTCTTCTTATAAACATGCCTGGCTAGGAAGGCGTCCCCATCTCTGCCCATGGCCCAAATATCTTGGAATAGGCGATGGTCCCACCCCGACACCCTTGGACCCTCTTAGATCCATCCTATAATAGTGGTCGAGTCGCCTTCCATAATAATGGAGCGAGCCTGCAGCACTCGCCGCGCATATCAAAAGTCTTTCCATCCAGCCCTCAGCTCGGCACTAGGGACCGAGGTTTCCGCTAGCTGGCAGCCACCAGCCGCCGCTACACGAGAGCTCGGTCCAGGAGCTTTTTGTTTGCTTGCAAGTTTCAGGCTATAGCTGTAGTTGATTGAAATTGAATTGCAGGCTTCAAAAAGAATTTTTTGGACGAAGTGCCAACTAGAAGATTTTGCAGGTTACAGTTGTAGTTAGCTTCAATGAATTGTCGGTGCTCAAAACAAGTGTTTGAAGGCTTGTAATTGCACCTGTAAACTGCAATTCAACTACAAAAACAGGCTTCAAGTTTGTGATTGAAATTACAGCCAAAATCAGCCACAGTTCCAGTTACAAGATTCCTTGCAACTGAGAGGAGCTCTTTCAGACGACACGCTCGACCAAGCTAGATCATTCCTCTTCTTTCCCATGGCGTTCTTGCAGTAAAAATATAATAGTTATATAGTAATTGTAATACAATAGTAACATAGCAACATTTGTAGTAGCAATAGCAATAGTAGTTGTAATAGTATTACaataataatatagtataataacaTTATTATCgtgatattataataataattaaaattttatattatatactatatatTGTAGATATATATTATACTctcaaattattttatattgatATGATTATTGTTGTACTAACCTAATGATAATATAATAGGAATGTTATTTTCCTTTATAACtataaaaatgaatgacaaatattatactataatataaaaTGGAAATAATAAACTTTTCAGATGCAATCTTACCAGCTCAATTACAGGGTCACTATATCCCTTTCCGTCTTAAATAACTAAATATAATTGTATTTGTAGTTTTCAATTTATAGACAACTAAAGCAGACCCCTTTCCACAACTACAATTCTAATTGCGAGCAATTAAATTGCAGCCTATAATTGAattgaaaataaaacaaataactGTTTAAGGAAATGCATCAAATG
It includes:
- the LOC103702959 gene encoding uncharacterized protein LOC103702959 isoform X4, whose protein sequence is MKASQDPQSTAELQPSSQASHEVQGNQQNSSATDAPGADSGSATIASSDNRKVSREDIELVQNLIERCLQLYMSKGEVVRTLSNRARIEPGFTTLVWQKLEEENSEFFRAYYIRLKLKKQIILFNHLLENQYHLMKYPVPPKVPLAPMQNGLHPMPVFQQPPMPTTGQPHVDPMGCGPSSCHVVNGIPAPGSFHPIRMNSGNEIVMDSGAPEAAPAAPPCSAMSSMSEMAVSPASVASGNHFPFTPSELSGMGMDVSALDPNFTSDVANTGGLQLGPDGGVGSSRDSHRSLGQFWNFSLTDLTADFANLGDLGALGNYTGSPFLPSDSDILLDSPEQEDIVEEYFADAITGPCSQSDEENHREQN
- the LOC103702959 gene encoding uncharacterized protein LOC103702959 isoform X2, with translation MDPQSTAELQPSSQASHEVQGNQQNSSATDAPGADSGSATIASSDNRKVSREDIELVQNLIERCLQLYMSKGEVVRTLSNRARIEPGFTTLVWQKLEEENSEFFRAYYIRLKLKKQIILFNHLLENQYHLMKYPVPPKVPLAPMQNGLHPMPVNNLPIGYPVFQQPPMPTTGQPHVDPMGCGPSSCHVVNGIPAPGSFHPIRMNSGNEIVMDSGAPEAAPAAPPCSAMSSMSEMAVSPASVASGNHFPFTPSELSGMGMDVSALDPNFTSDVANTGGLQLGPDGGVGSSRDSHRSLGQFWNFSLTDLTADFANLGDLGALGNYTGSPFLPSDSDILLDSPEQEDIVEEYFADAITGPCSQSDEENHREQN
- the LOC103702959 gene encoding uncharacterized protein LOC103702959 isoform X3, giving the protein MKASQDPQSTAELQPSSQASHEVQGNQQNSSATDAPGADSGSATIASSDNRKVSREDIELVQNLIERCLQLYMSKGEVVRTLSNRARIEPGFTTLVWQKLEEENSEFFRAYYIRLKLKKQIILFNHLLENQYHLMKYPVPPKVPLAPMQNGLHPMPVNNLPIGYPVFQQPPMPTTGQPHVDPMGCGPSSCHVVNGIPAPGSFHPIRMNSGNDGAPEAAPAAPPCSAMSSMSEMAVSPASVASGNHFPFTPSELSGMGMDVSALDPNFTSDVANTGGLQLGPDGGVGSSRDSHRSLGQFWNFSLTDLTADFANLGDLGALGNYTGSPFLPSDSDILLDSPEQEDIVEEYFADAITGPCSQSDEENHREQN
- the LOC103702959 gene encoding uncharacterized protein LOC103702959 isoform X1, which gives rise to MKASQDPQSTAELQPSSQASHEVQGNQQNSSATDAPGADSGSATIASSDNRKVSREDIELVQNLIERCLQLYMSKGEVVRTLSNRARIEPGFTTLVWQKLEEENSEFFRAYYIRLKLKKQIILFNHLLENQYHLMKYPVPPKVPLAPMQNGLHPMPVNNLPIGYPVFQQPPMPTTGQPHVDPMGCGPSSCHVVNGIPAPGSFHPIRMNSGNEIVMDSGAPEAAPAAPPCSAMSSMSEMAVSPASVASGNHFPFTPSELSGMGMDVSALDPNFTSDVANTGGLQLGPDGGVGSSRDSHRSLGQFWNFSLTDLTADFANLGDLGALGNYTGSPFLPSDSDILLDSPEQEDIVEEYFADAITGPCSQSDEENHREQN